The genomic region CCAATAGAGATTCATGAAAAATGCCGCTACTAAAAATGCTTTAACCAATGCAATGGAAAGTGCAGTTATTACGTCAAAAGGCGGGGGAATAGCTACAAATTTTGCCAATACTACGGTGAGTATAGTCAAGATAAAAAGTGCAGTTCCAACGGCCCAAAGCTGGCCGGCTGATGAAATATGATGTTCGTGATTATGTGCGCTCATAGTTTAAAATCGTTTAGGATAAAATAATATCTGTCATTCAATGAGGTAAAGCAGGGGAAAGAGGAAGATCCAAATGAGGTCAACCAAGTGCCAATACAGTCCGGTGATTTCCACGGGAGTGTAATATTCACTGTTGAACTCCCCTCGGCGGGCCCGGACGTAAATCCAGGAAATCAACCCAATTCCAATAAGAACGTGCAAAGCGTGAACTCCGGTTAGCATATAATAGATGCTGAAGAAAATAGCCGCTTGTGCGTGCTCAAGACCTTCGTAGGTATAAAATTCACCGGGGAAAATTCCCAAATGAAATTTGTGTGAGTACTCAAACCCTTTAATCACCATAAACACACAGGCGAGTGCAATGGTTATAAGCAGGTTTATCCTGAGTCCTTTCATTTGGTTTTTTTGAGCGGAACGGATTGCCATAGCCACCGTTAAACTACTACCGATCAGAACAACAGTATTTACTGCTCCCCAAAAAGTGTTAAGCTCAAGTGCAGCCATTTGGAATAGTTCCGGATACCATGCCCTATAAATGATATAGGCACAGAATAATCCGCCAAAAAATAAGATTTCGTTTACCAAGAACACCCACATTCCCAGTTTCGCCGTATCAAATTGCTGATCGCTGTCAACAAAATGATGGTGCACATGTGTGGGGGTTGAAGTCGAATGATTCGCCATTTACTTCCCGAGTTGTGTTTTTTGTGTTAACATTTTTATATGTGAATTCTTCTACTGCTTCTAATTTGTCCGAAGCTCTTAATGAGCATCGTGATCATTTGCCAGCCCAAGCTGGAATTCTTCCATGGGTTTGTGATAGTCGTACGGACCATTGATAACCACGGGTGTGTGATCAAAATTATGGAAATCAGGAGGAGAGGTAGATTGCCATTCCAAGCCGCGGCTTCCCCATGGGTTGGAACCGGCTTTTTCTCCGCTCATTAATGATTTTGCCAGGTAGAAGGCGATCAGTAAGAAGCCAACCCCCAGGATGTATGACCCGATGGTTGACGTTTGATGAAATACAGTAAACTGATCAATGTAATTGTAATATCGTCGCGGCATTCCCTGTGATCCCATAATGAATTGCGGGAGAAAGGTTACATTAAAACCGATGAAAATAAGTGCGGCTCCAACTTTTGCCTGAAATTCGTTGTACATCTTACCGGTTATTTTTGGCCACCAATAGTGGAGACCGGCAAGAAATGAAATCAGGGTACCACCCATCATTACATAATGGAAGTGAGCAACCACATAGTAGGTATCATGAAGGTGAATATCTGCAGCAAGTGCTCCAAGCATAATTCCTGTAAAACCACCGATGGAGAATATGAACAAGAATATAAACACATAGATCATCGGTGTTTTCATTTCAATAGAACCTTTGTACAGTGTCGCCACCCAGTTCAGGATCTTAATTCCGGTCGGAATTCCTACGAGGAAGGTCAGGAATGAGAACACCGTAGTTGCCACGGCAGACTGTCCTGAGGTGAACATGTGGTGTCCCCATACCAGGAATCCAATAAAGGCGATAGCCAGGGATGAAAGTGCGATGGCCCAATATCCAAAAATGTGTTTCTTGGAGAAGGTGGTGATCACTTCAGAGATAATCCCAAAGGCCGGTACAATCATAATATATACCGCGGGGTGGGAGTAAAACCAGAAGAAATGCTGAAATAAAACCGGGTCACCGCCCAGGGCCGGATCAAAAATTCCTATACCGAGCGCGCGCTCCATGGTAAGAAGCAAAACGGTAATGGCTAATACGGGAGTCGCAAGTACCTGAATAATACTGGTGGCATATAATGCCCATAAGTTTAAAGGAAGTTTACCCCAGGTAATGCCGGGAGCCCGTAACTTGTGAATGGTGGCGATAAAGTTAGTACCGGTTAATATGGATGAAAATCCAAGTATGAAGACCCCAAGAGTTACCCATATTACACTCGATGAAGATTCGGTACTGTACGGAGTGTAGAAGGTCCAGCCGGTATCCAATCCATTGTTGGCAAGAGCAATGAACGTAAAAATGGCTCCGATAACATAGATATAAAAACTGGCAAGGTTAAGCCTTGGGAAGGCTACATCCTTTGCTCCAAGCTGCATGGGGAGCACAAAGTTTCCCAGTGCAGCCGGGATGGAGGGGATGAGCACGAAGAATACCATGATTGCTCCGTGGAGCGTGAAGAACTGATTGTAGGTATCCGCCTCAATGAAAGTTTTAGCCGGTGTTAACAGCTCCGTTCTCAAGAGAAGGGCAAGAATACCTCCCAATAGGAAAAAGAAGGTAACCGAACCCAGGTACATGATCCCGATTTTCTTGTGGTCCACGGTAGTCATCCATGCCCAAAGACCTTTTTCATCCGTCAGATAGGTGTTTTTAGGGCTTTCGGATGGCTTAAACCGTTTTACCTTTAATGTTTTTTTATTTCCGGTTGACGCCGGGGTTACTTCAGCTGTTGACATATTAATCTTCTAAAGTTTTTATGTATTCAATAATATCGGAGATGTCGTCATCACTCAGGCGACCCTCATAGCTAACCATTTGGTTTTGGAATCCCTCTACAATTTTTGCTGAAGGATCAAGAATTGATTCGCGAATGTAATTTTCATCGGCGGTAACTGATGAGGCGCTTTCAAAATTTCTTTCACTGCCCCATAGCCCCTGGAAGCTTGGCCCAATTTTATCAGAGCCATCTACAGAGTGGCAGGTTACACAGCCTTGAATGCTGATCAGGTTTTCACCACGTTCTACCGGTGTTCCCCCACTTCCGCTGCCTTGTTCTGCCAGCCAGGCATCAAAGTCTTCTTTAGTATGAACAATGACTTTGGCTAACATATCGGAGTGGGAGGTACCGCAGTACTCGGTACAAAAAACCTGCGACTCCCCGGGTTCTTCAGCCTGAAACCAGACATAAGTATATCGATTGGGAAGCACATCTTGTTTAATTCGATAATCAGGTACGAAAAAAGAATGAAGCACGTCTTCTGACTGCATCACCATTTTAATGGGCTTTCCGGCCGGTACGTGCAGTTCATTACCTACCTGGGCTCCGGTATCGTATTTGAAAGTCCAACCCCATTTGTACGCAGAAACTTGAATTTCGTAGGCATTATCCGGAACGGTTTTAAGATTCAGCCATCCTTTATAACCCCATCCAAAAACAACAAAAACCAATAAAAGCGGAATGACCGACCAGGTAACTTCCAGTTTGTTGTTGTGGGTGATTAGCGGAGTTTCATCATCGTCAGATCTGCGCTTATATTTAATTGCAAAATAGATCATTGCAATGGTAACACCGCCAAGGATAATGAAACTTGCGATGTGGATGAAAGCCATCAGCGCATCCGTACTTGCTCCCGTCATTGGAGATTTAAGTTCCGGGAGCATAAAATCGAATAAACTGCCCATTAGTTAAATTCAGTTTTAGAGTTTTGATTTTTTCGTTTTTCACGAAGCCAAAGCGAGCCTAAGAATATACCGAGAATAATCAGTGTAGCCAAGCCGCCAAGCTTCATAATATTAATTGCTACCGGTGCATAACTGCCGGAATCAGGATCATATTGGTAACAGTACATCACTACTTTATCGATGGTGTTGCCAATCTTTCCATCCGCAGATTCATATAAGGCACTGCGCACATTAAATTCATCATAGGAAATCCCGTACAGGTAACGGGTTATTTTCCCATCGGGACTCAAGAGCATAATTGCCGCACTGTGGGCAAATTCTCCGGTGTCCTCAATTTCTTTGTATCGAAACCCAACGGCTTCAACTACTTTATCAATCTGGCTTTTTTTGCCGGTCAAAAAATACCATCCGGCCTTTGTGGTCGAATCCATTTGGCTGAGGTAATTCTCTTTTGATCGTGCCGCCAGTTCAGCATCTTCCTCAGGGTCGATGCTGATTGAAATAACAATAAATTCTTTACCCGGCTTCCACACCATATCTTCGATTACATTTATGGTTCCGTCAAGAACCAATCCGCATAACATCGGACATTCGTAATACAATGGATTCAGTAAAACCGGTTTTCCATCTTCCAATAAATCACCTAACAGAACACTATCACCGTTAGAATCAGCAAACTTAGCATCCAAAGGGATATACTCTCCCAGATGTTCATCGATGCCAAGATTTTGCAGCGCATCCGGTTGTTCACGATTTAACTGCGCATAAGCAGGTTGTGAAGTCAGAAACACTGCAAGCAAAATAATTGCGTACAGTGTAAAACGTCTCATAGATTGAAATTTACTGGTCTGTGGCTATTCTGCTAATAGCGCTGTCAATAGGAATTCTGTAAATACCTTCTTCAAGGTCAACTACACCAAAACTGTTCAGTTCTTGCTCTTGCTGAGCTTTTAATTCTGAATAGTCAGAAACAGAGCTTTGTGATGAAACTTGTTTTTGAGCTTCGAAGAGGCTGTATTGTGAAAAATAAACTAAACCAATAACAAAAATGATAACCAATGAGGTTCCAAGGGTTGACCAGAAAATCAGTTTCTTATAATTGAGTGTATCACTCATTACACCATGGCCAACAGCATAAGCAAACTCTTCGTCTTCGGTAGTGATGTCTACATCTTCAACCAGGGAATCATCAGCTTCAACAGCTGTTTCCGTACCAAATATTTTAGCAGCTTCTTCATGCAACTGGGCCGCCCAGGCGATAACCTGATCTTCAGATACATTGTGTTTTTCTGCAACTTTCTCAATTACAGAACGGCCCTGTGCTACGGCTTCGAGTGCTACTTTTGCTTTAAATTCTGAACTATACTTTTCTGCCATCGTTAAATTCGATTATTGGTGATACGATTTTGAGAGACACTCATCCAGCTTCGGATCATTCTTTGGAATCATATCATGTTTCTTGAAAGTGTTGAAGAATAATCCAAAGAAGACGCCTCCTAATCCAAGGAAGGTGGTAATATCCATCCAGCTGAAGTGGATACCATGCTCGGAGAGTACCGGCATTGCGATCCAGTAAATTTCTGCAAAATGGATTACCAATACCAGTACGGATACAGCGCCGAGAATTTTCCGGTTTTTCTTGGCTTCACGGTTCAATAATACCAGGAAGGGAACAGCAAAACGGAATATCAAAAGGCTGTATGCGATATACTTCCAACTTCCTTCCAGGCGGTGGAAATACCACAGGGTTTCTTCAGGCAGATTCGCATAATAAATAAGCATAAACTGACTGAATGCGATATATGCATAAAAAATAGTGAAGGCGAAAAACCAGGCGCCTAAGTCATAAATATGGACCTGACGAATAGTGTCTTTTAAAATACCTTTTCGCTGCATATAAAAAACCAGCAAAATCATAACAGGCCAAAATGCCTGAAAACTGATTGAAAAGAAATACACTCCAAACATGGTGGAAAACCAGTGGGGGTCGAGCGACATTAGCCAGTCGAAACTTGCAAATGCAATAGATAACGCAAAGATAGGAACGCCGGGGGCGCTTACTTTGCGGAGTAACGAAGTGAGTCCCCAATCGCCGGTTTTATCCATCTGTACGGATACTTTATGGAGCTTCCATCCAAAATATCCCCAGATTGCGAAGTAAAGAAACTGACGGGCAATGAAGAAGGGAGAATTCAGATAGGGTGATTTCCCGCTTACAATTTTATCAAAATCAGGGCTTGCATAATCCAGCAGTTCAGGGTGGCTCCAGTGATAGAGGTTATGAATACCCAAAAGGACGGGTATTACAAAAATACCCCAGATCCATAAGTTAGAAGAAAAGGCTTCAGAAATACGTCGAAACACAACTCCCCAGCTGGAGCGGGTGATGTGGTGTAACATCACCATAATAAGGGCGGCAAGAGCAATTCCGGTAAAGAATACAAAACTTACCAGGTAGGAAAAGAAAAACTGGTCAGCATCCAGGAAATATCCAATGATGCTGGCAATGAGGCCAACGGCTCCAATTCCAAAAAGAGCACGAGGAACTTTGCTGTCGGCTGGAAATTGTAAAGAATCTGTTATTGTAGGCTTATGACTCATTTTGTAAGTGAATTAAGCAAAGTTCTTAGTTGTCAAGATTTTTTATATATAGAATAATAGACTCGATTTCAGCATCGGAGAGGTAGCTGTACGAAGCCATAACCCCTTGTTCGAAACCGACCGGTTTTTTGGCATTCGGCTCAACAATAGACTCACGAATGTAGTCTTCATCTTTTGTTATAGTGAGGGTTTCACCGTCTTCGGTTACTACTTCACCTTCACTGCCAAATAATCCTGCCCAAGTCGGGCCAATACCACCGGGCGAGCCATCTTCATTGTGGCAAGTGCCGCAAGCGTTGGCCGTAATAGCTTCTTGTCCTAATTCAACAGAAGCTTGCGGAGCTTCTTCCGGTTCACTCGCCGCTGCAATGGAATCGAGCCTTGCCTGCTCTCCGGAAAACTCATTCTGCAGAGCGGTAATATCTACATCATATTCCTGAAGTTCTTGTTCTGTAATGTTTTGACTTTCCTGAAGGGCACGGATGTATGCAACAATCGCCCAGCGGTCTTCAACCTTAATTTGTGTAGCATAAGACGGCATGGTTCTTACACCGTTATAGATTGCAGAGTACAATTCTCCGTCTGAAAGATCTCTAACACGAGGTTCGTGATAAGAAGGAGCGGGTACATATCCGTAATTTCCTTCCATAATAATACCGTCACCTGCTCCGGTTTGTCCGTGACAGGGAGTACAATAAATTTCGTAACGTTCTTTTCCGCGGTAAAGGAAAGATTTGGTAAGGTCTACAGGGATTTCATCAATGAATTCTCCGTTTTCATCTACTCCTTCATAGTAAGCCCGGTCTGTTTTGGCCAGCCCTCGAGCTACGGTTCCTTCTACAGGCGTGCGCATGGAACGGCCGTCAGCAAAGAAGTTATTGACTTCCTGAGCTTCTTTTCTCGGCTGTTGATCCATATTCATATTGGGATGGATGGGAGGCTTATCTGAAAGTTGCCCCTGGCAGGCAGAAAGAGAAATCCCGAGCGCACAAAGGCCCGCAATTTTAAACATTCCTTTAAAATTCATTCCTGGAAATGATATTTGCGTTTTATTCTTAATCATATACTTCCTCGATGTGGGTAGCACCGGCTTCTTGAAATAATTTCTTTACTTCCGTGCGGTCAAACTTATCGTCTTCAGCTTCTATGTAAGCAAAGAAACCATCATCAGTTGCTTTTTTAAAGCGCTCTACATTAAAAAGAGGGTTGTGAAATTTTGGAAGCCCGTTAAGGAAAAACATTCCGAAAACAGCACCAAATGAAGATAAAAGTACCGTTAGCTCAAAAGTAATAGGCACCCACGCCGGTGCATTAAAAAATGGCTTACCGCTGATGTTCATTGGATAATCCACTACCGACATGAAATACATCATGGCAATAGCACCTGAAAATCCGATTAAAGCATGACCAAAAACAATCCAGCCTAATTTAGATTTTTCCAGCTTCATGGCTTTGTCCATTCCATGAATAGGAAATGGGCTGAACGTGTCAAACTTGCTAAAACCGGACTTTGACATTGTTTTGGCAACATCCGTCAGTTCTTTCGGATTCTTAAATTCGGCCAGAATACCGTATAAATTTTGTTGTTCAGTTGTACTCATAATCTTTAAACCTTCTCTGATTGAGGTTTGGGTACTTCAATTTTTGGCTTGTGATATTCACCGGTTTCCTCGTCATAATTGTGAGGATCAGCCTGGGGAATTACCGCTTTAATTTCTGCGAGTGCAACCATTGGCAGGAAGCGCAAGAACAGGAGGAACATGGTGAAAAACAGTCCAAATGTTCCAACGTAAGTTAAAACGTCCCAGATGGTTGGTGAATAATAATCCCAGCTTGACGGCAGGTAATCGTTTGCCAGTGAAGTAACCGTAATTACAAATCGTTCAAACCACATACCGATGTTCACGACAATGGAAATAAAGAAGGTGAACCCGACGCTGCGGCGTAATTTCTTAGACCAGAAGAACTGAGGGGACAACACGTTACAAGTCATCATCGCCCAATATGCCCATGCATACGGACCGGTTGCTCTCAGCATAAAAATAGCTTTTTCGTATTCAACGCCACTGTACCAGGCCATAAAGAACTCCATCATATAGGCAAAACCTACCATTGAGCCGGTTACCAGGATAATGATATTCATTTTTTCCATGTGATCGTCAGTCATAATTTCTTTCATCCCGTAAATTTTGCGGGCTACGATCATCAGGGTCAGCACCATCGCGAATCCGGAGAAGATAGCACCGGCAACGAAATAGGGAGGGAAAATAGTAGTGTGCCATCCCGGAATCATGGAAACGGCAAAGTCAAAGGATACAATGGTGTGAACCGAAAGTACCAGAGGAGTAGCCAAACCGGCTAAAATCATATAAGCTTTCTCGTAATTCCACCAGTGGCGGTTAGAGCCCGTCCAGCCCATAGCAAAAATACCATATGCTACTTTTCTGATTTTGTCAGTAGCGCGGTCGCGAATGGTTGCAAGATCGGGAACCAAACCAACATACCAGAACAAAAGGGATACGGTGAAATAGGTAGAAACCGCAAATACATCCCACAGAAGGGGAGAGTTGAAGTTAGGCCACATAGCCATTTGGTTGGGAATCGGAAACACCCAATAAATAGCCCAAATACGACCTACGTGAATGGCCGGGAATACCCCGGCACACATTACGGCAAAGATGGTCATTGCTTCCGCAAAACGGTTAATGGCAGTACGCCAATCCTGACGGAAGAGGAAGAGAATAGCTGAAATCAGCGTTCCGGCGTGTCCAATACCAACCCACCATACAAAGTTGATAATAGCCCAACCCCATCCAACGGGATTGTTAAGGCCCCAGATTCCGGTTCCTTCCCAAATTAAATACCCAATGGCTACTACCATAGTCATTAGCAGTGCATTGGCACCAATCATGGCCAAGTACCATGTTTTTGGTGTAGGACGTAAATTTATATCAGTAACCAGTCGTGTAAGGCTCGCAAAATCGTGATTGCCTTTTACAAGAGCGGGTTCCGGTACGTATTGGTATTTACTCATGTTTTGGATGTATTCCTGATTAATATCTTAAGCCAAAGCCGGGTTTGGGTTCGTAAGTTTTGCCATATATGATGTTCTCGGACGTGTATTCAGCTCCTCGAGCATCTGGAAGTTTCGTTCGTTGCGTTTCATCTGTGCTACTTCGCTGTTATCGTCGGTTAAGTCCCCGAAATAAATAGCATCAGCAGGACAAGCTTGCTGACAAGCTGTTTTAACAGTACCATCGGCCGGTTTTGGTGAGCCGGTTTCTTTTTTAGCTTCAATTTTGGCACGATTTACACGCTGTACGCAATACGTACATTTTTCCATTACACCACGGAAGCGAACAGTTACTTCCGGATTCATCGCCATTTGGATGATATCGGGATCGTCGCCGGTGGTTATATATTCTTTTGGATAGTTGAAGAAGTTGAATCGGCGAACTTTATACGGGCAGTTATTAGCGCAGTAACGGGTTCCGATACAGCGATTATAAGCCATTTGGTTCATGCCGTCTTCACTGTGGGTGGTTGCCGCAACCGGGCAAACCTGCTCACAAGGAGCCAGTTCACAATGCATACAAGGTACCGGTTGGTGAACGGCTTGGGGTGAATCCGGATCATCGCCGACATAATAGCGGTCGTTACGAATCCAGTGCATCTCACGGCCGCGTTTCACTTCTTTCTTCCCTATTACAGGAATATTGTTTTCAGACTGACAAGCAATCACACATACTCCGCAACCAAAGCAAGAGTTAAGGTCGATAGCCATACCCCATTGTGGTTCATGGTCGGGGTAGGTTTGCTCGTCGAACAAGGAAATAGGTTGATCTTCATCCATCTCCGCTGCTTCTTTCATTCCCGGAACAGGATAAGTATGTACCGATTCAAAAGAAGCAAAATCCGGTTTCTCTTTATATTCTGTAAGGGTAGCCTGCCGGTACATGTCACGGCTTTCAAGGCTGTGGTGGTCCTGAACGCAGGCAATTTCATATTTTCCGGCAGCTTTGGAAACTTCTGCTGAACTATATAACATATTTTCAGTTCCCCTGAGCGGATATACATCCACACCGCCTGCGGTATAATCAATATATGAACTGGCTACTCGCCCAATTCCATCACGGCCGTATCCTGTAGTAAGTGTGATGGCATCATCCACGTGCCCGGGTTGAATCCAAGCCGCAATCTTAATGGATTTCCCATTTACATTGATCTCAACAAGATCCGTAGTATCGTTACTGGAACTGAATTCGCTTACACCTAATTTCTCAGCAGTGGCCGGGCTCATAAGTGCCACATTATCCCAGGTGATCTTGGTCATTGGGTCAGGCAGTTCCTGAAGCCAGCCTAAGTTGGCATAACGCCCGTCATATAAAGTAGCATCCGGGCGGATTACCACTTCAATACCTGAAGTAGCAGAAACATTGGCCGTGGCTCGGTTCATTGCAGAAGCAAAACCGGAGCTTAACCGAACATTTACAGCATTAAAGTTCCCGGTGGTATCAATTCCATCGTGAAGGATTTTTGTCCAGCTATTATCAAAGCCGGAACGGTAGAATCCACGGAAAGTATTTTGAACCAGGCCATAACCTTGCTCTAAAGATCCGTTTACAATGGTATTTAAAAATTCAATTTCACTCAGACCGTCATGCAGCGGTTGAATTTGCGGCTGAATCACAGAACGTGCTCCGCCATAAGAATATCCGTCGCCCCAGGCTTCCAGGAAGTGTGCACGGTTTACGTGCCAGTTTACTTTTTTGGAAGTCTCATCCACATAATCAGAAAGATTGACTACGGTTTCAACTTTTGAGAGTGCATTTTCAAAATTAAGATCAGCGGGAGCGGTAAATACGGGATTTACACCTACCATAACTACGGTATCGATATTACCGGCTTCCATCTCAGAAACTACTTCAGCGAAGGCAGCATTACTGCTCTGGCGGTCCACATGCGGAACTTCAAGATAGTTAACGGTACTTCCAACATTGCCTAAAGCCTGATTAATGGCCGCAACCACTGCATGTACTTCCGGTTTGTGTTGACTTCCGGCCGAGAGAGCAGCGTTTCCGGCATTAGCTGCCAGCTCATCTGCTAAAACAGTGATCCATCGATGATCAGAAAATTCATTTGAATATCCGCTAAAAACACTTAATCCGTTAATACGGGTGGAAAGTGCGGCTGCCAGGGCATAAGTAAATGCCTCCATTTGGCTGGCTTTGATTCTCAAGCGGTGATCGGCATAAGAGCCGGTCAAAGAGAAAGAGTCCTCAACCGAATAAATACGGTTCATCTCCCCATCAGTACCAGTTACTTTTCTGCGAGAGGAAACCTGTTTGGCGTACTCTACATTATTAGGATGGGTAGAACTCATGAAGTCATCGTTTAAAGAGATGATGACATCAGCATTTGTAAAATTGTAGTGAGAACGTAACCGGCCGCCAAATGCGATACGATTTCCTTCCAACACATTGTCCTCGCCAAAAGGCTCATATGTAACCCAACTTGCATTGCTGAATTTGGCAAGTGCCTGCTCCTTTATACTGTTATAAGTAGGAGAGGAGTTTGCTTCCGAAATAAAGGCAATGCGCTGATTGGTGTTGGCAAAATGAGAACTTGCAAAGGCTTCAAAATCTTCAGCTGTGGCTTTGTTTCCATTATTTAATGGAGAACGTGAACGGTCAGGATCATAAAGACCGAGAATGGCCGCTTGATTGTAAATACTGGTTCCGCCTTTGCTGGCAGGGTGAAGGTCATTTCCTTCAAGTTTGGTTGGGCGGCCTTCGTGGTTTTCCGCAATTAAGCCCACCAGGTTGCCTTGAACGGGCATGGCCGTTGCATAATATAAAGGTACGCCCGGCACTACATCTTCCGGCTGCTTGGAGTAAGGTAAAATCTTTTGAACCGGTCGGCGACAAGCTGCTAATCCGGCCAGGGCTACAGAAGCTCCCATGACGCGGAGAAAACCCCGGCGCGAAACACCGTCGGTCAGTTCAGTAGCATTTTCCGGGAATTCTCGCTCAGCAAATTTCTGATACTCTTTATTATTAGCTAATTCACTTAAGCTTTTCCAGTATGTGGTTTCTTTAACTTCTTCGCTCATCTGTTGATCTGTAATTTCTGAATCCTTCATTATTAATAATGACAACCCTGGCAGTAGGTTGGAGCATGAATATTTTGTTTATCTACCAATTCTTTTCCAACCTCTAACTGATTTTCAATTTTGTATCCCATGGTAGTAACTTCGTCAACGGGACGTATATATTTCTCGGGTTCGCGGTGACAATCCAGGCACCAGCTCATGCTCAGCGGCTCTGCTTGATATACGACTTCCATTTTATCCACTCTTCCATGACAGCTTTCGCAACCTACGCCAACACTTACGTGAGCGGAGTGATTGAAATAGGCATAATCAGCGAGGTTGTTCACCCGAATCCATTCAATGGCTTTACCGGTTTCCCAACTTTCACGGACTAATTCGAGATTCTCGCTGTCAGTCAAAACCTGATTGTGACAATTCATACAGGTTTGGGTAGCAGGAATGTTAGCCTGCTTAGAATCAAAAACACTGGTGTGGCAATATTGACAATCAAGCCCGAGTTGATCAACGTGTACCTTGTGGCTGTAGGGTACCGGCTGTTCCGGAGCATAGCCCACATCAGTATATTCAGGAGAGAAAAAATACCAAACACCAAAAATAGTAGCGTTCAGCAGTATGATTAATCCAATTAAAATTTTTCGGGGAACCTGATTTGTCCACTTTGGGAAAATCTGCGCCATAAAGATTGCTGATTTAGGTTTACGTATAGAGCAATATTTGCTCCCGTTCAGAAGCCGCGCAAATCTATAAATTTTTTCAATGGAAATTGAAGAAAAACGACGAACAGTCTTTTATTTAAAACAATTCTAAATAGATTTACTTTGACTTCTCAATCTACTTGAGATTGAATGGCTGAAAAGATAGTACACATTTGACAAAAATGCCGAAAAAGGAATTGAAATTTTACATGCTTCGGTTTGGCATGTTTTAACATTGTCTGGCAAAGATATAGTAGCATGATTTTGTGGCAGAAGAGTAAAACTTTGCGAACCTTTAAAAAACTGAGATGAAATCAGTGCGAGGAAAGGGCATACCTTAATATTAGTAATGTGGGTGAGTGCGGTTGAATTTTTTGATTGCCATATTCTCCAAAACCCTCACCCTATTCCTCCGGTATGCCTGAATAATTTTCCAAACCATTTCACCGCCGCAAGGAAAGGGGACGCATTGGGTAAATTTATTACTAAATTAAAGCAGGGTTAAAAACCCAAATCAGTTCAATATTTCATGTTCGGCGCTCGATGTTCTTTAGGAGTTTCTCTCTCATGCAAGGTACAGCCACAGTAGGGAGGGCAGGGGCTGGGTCGTCTGGCGAAATGGCATTATAGTTAGCTTTGCTTGCAGAAAATTAACATAAACCTGCGACCATCCCCCCAATCCGTGTATCATTCCTGTTCGTGTTTTTGAACTTTCGTGGTAAATCAAAAAGTCTAGCCTCTGGTATTGTTGAGAAGATGGGATATGCAACCCTTT from Gracilimonas sp. harbors:
- the ctaD gene encoding cytochrome c oxidase subunit I; the protein is MSTAEVTPASTGNKKTLKVKRFKPSESPKNTYLTDEKGLWAWMTTVDHKKIGIMYLGSVTFFFLLGGILALLLRTELLTPAKTFIEADTYNQFFTLHGAIMVFFVLIPSIPAALGNFVLPMQLGAKDVAFPRLNLASFYIYVIGAIFTFIALANNGLDTGWTFYTPYSTESSSSVIWVTLGVFILGFSSILTGTNFIATIHKLRAPGITWGKLPLNLWALYATSIIQVLATPVLAITVLLLTMERALGIGIFDPALGGDPVLFQHFFWFYSHPAVYIMIVPAFGIISEVITTFSKKHIFGYWAIALSSLAIAFIGFLVWGHHMFTSGQSAVATTVFSFLTFLVGIPTGIKILNWVATLYKGSIEMKTPMIYVFIFLFIFSIGGFTGIMLGALAADIHLHDTYYVVAHFHYVMMGGTLISFLAGLHYWWPKITGKMYNEFQAKVGAALIFIGFNVTFLPQFIMGSQGMPRRYYNYIDQFTVFHQTSTIGSYILGVGFLLIAFYLAKSLMSGEKAGSNPWGSRGLEWQSTSPPDFHNFDHTPVVINGPYDYHKPMEEFQLGLANDHDAH
- a CDS encoding c-type cytochrome, encoding MFKIAGLCALGISLSACQGQLSDKPPIHPNMNMDQQPRKEAQEVNNFFADGRSMRTPVEGTVARGLAKTDRAYYEGVDENGEFIDEIPVDLTKSFLYRGKERYEIYCTPCHGQTGAGDGIIMEGNYGYVPAPSYHEPRVRDLSDGELYSAIYNGVRTMPSYATQIKVEDRWAIVAYIRALQESQNITEQELQEYDVDITALQNEFSGEQARLDSIAAASEPEEAPQASVELGQEAITANACGTCHNEDGSPGGIGPTWAGLFGSEGEVVTEDGETLTITKDEDYIRESIVEPNAKKPVGFEQGVMASYSYLSDAEIESIILYIKNLDN
- a CDS encoding SCO family protein translates to MRRFTLYAIILLAVFLTSQPAYAQLNREQPDALQNLGIDEHLGEYIPLDAKFADSNGDSVLLGDLLEDGKPVLLNPLYYECPMLCGLVLDGTINVIEDMVWKPGKEFIVISISIDPEEDAELAARSKENYLSQMDSTTKAGWYFLTGKKSQIDKVVEAVGFRYKEIEDTGEFAHSAAIMLLSPDGKITRYLYGISYDEFNVRSALYESADGKIGNTIDKVVMYCYQYDPDSGSYAPVAINIMKLGGLATLIILGIFLGSLWLREKRKNQNSKTEFN
- a CDS encoding cytochrome C oxidase subunit IV family protein, which encodes MSAHNHEHHISSAGQLWAVGTALFILTILTVVLAKFVAIPPPFDVITALSIALVKAFLVAAFFMNLYWDVKFNAMLLVMAVAFFMLMVIITLLDTMYRNDVVPSF
- a CDS encoding transposase; this encodes MAEKYSSEFKAKVALEAVAQGRSVIEKVAEKHNVSEDQVIAWAAQLHEEAAKIFGTETAVEADDSLVEDVDITTEDEEFAYAVGHGVMSDTLNYKKLIFWSTLGTSLVIIFVIGLVYFSQYSLFEAQKQVSSQSSVSDYSELKAQQEQELNSFGVVDLEEGIYRIPIDSAISRIATDQ
- the coxB gene encoding cytochrome c oxidase subunit II, which translates into the protein MGSLFDFMLPELKSPMTGASTDALMAFIHIASFIILGGVTIAMIYFAIKYKRRSDDDETPLITHNNKLEVTWSVIPLLLVFVVFGWGYKGWLNLKTVPDNAYEIQVSAYKWGWTFKYDTGAQVGNELHVPAGKPIKMVMQSEDVLHSFFVPDYRIKQDVLPNRYTYVWFQAEEPGESQVFCTEYCGTSHSDMLAKVIVHTKEDFDAWLAEQGSGSGGTPVERGENLISIQGCVTCHSVDGSDKIGPSFQGLWGSERNFESASSVTADENYIRESILDPSAKIVEGFQNQMVSYEGRLSDDDISDIIEYIKTLED
- a CDS encoding cytochrome c oxidase subunit 3 family protein, whose protein sequence is MANHSTSTPTHVHHHFVDSDQQFDTAKLGMWVFLVNEILFFGGLFCAYIIYRAWYPELFQMAALELNTFWGAVNTVVLIGSSLTVAMAIRSAQKNQMKGLRINLLITIALACVFMVIKGFEYSHKFHLGIFPGEFYTYEGLEHAQAAIFFSIYYMLTGVHALHVLIGIGLISWIYVRARRGEFNSEYYTPVEITGLYWHLVDLIWIFLFPLLYLIE